AAATAATATTTTTAAGATTGGTTGAgtctgttttggtgtgtgtgtgtgtgtgtgtgtgtgtgtgtgtgtgtgtgtgtgtgtgtgtgtgtgtgtgtgtgtgtgtgtgtgtgtgcgtgtgcgtgtgcgtgtgcgtgtgtgtgtgtgtgttatctgcgTCTGTGATTTTGCGTATGAGAGAAATGGTAGTCAGTATTAATGTCGCTGGAGATTAATGAATTAAGCTGCTCATTATGATGGCCTGCTCTTCTTGGTCATTAGGAAAAACGCATGTATAAATTGCCACCATGGCCCCAATGAAATGTGGGTAATTACTACTAATGTATCATTGCCTATTCAAGAGCGTAACATTTCTCTGCAAAGGGTCAACAAAACGTCGCCCCTCTGACccaaatgttttattcattgaTGAGACCCGTATTACTCATTTTAAGGACGTAATATAGAAACAGTCAAACAGATATCAACGTCAGGCAGTTTGATTCGTTTTTTGGGAAACGATTTCTTATGATCACATGAACATTTATGTGCCAGCCCAcaattgagtgagtgagtgagtgttccTGCTAGAATATATTAAATCAATGGCATTTAAGATTACCTTTTTGTTCATTAATAATCACCTCCTAAATTACCATTTTTGTTATATATTGGGTCGCCGCATACTGAAAGAGGAGTCCAGTTTCAATAAAGCCTTACCAATAATTTGGTCACATCATTTATATTCTCATGTTTTCTCCTGAAACAGCTGTGTTCCTTGACAGATGACACGGATGAAAACATAGACggaacataaaaacaataggAATTCACGCCGGTCATATCCTTTAAACACGCTAAGAGAGCTCcaagagatgatgatgatgacgacaaTGATGATAGGGGGATCACCGTAGACCAAGCAGGGTAATGGCGCTATTATATACACCTTTTCTTCTGTCTTAATTAGTGGCATTTAATTAAACGCTAATGCATGGAGAGCTATTAACGACATCGAAGCCTGCTGATCAAGGAAttaagacacacgcacacacgtgcgcgcgcatacattaaaatacatacaCGTACgagcatacgcacacacacgtacgcacacacacacgcacgcacacactcacacacattaaaataCGTGCAAGGGGTAACAcatctcacacatgcacatgcacacactcgcacacacacacacacacacacacacacacacacacacacacacacacacacacacacacacacacacacacacacacacacacacacacacacacacacacacacacacacactcatataatCATGTTTCAATATAATTCAATTGGATATACTTTCACAAACATGAAAAAACTAAATCCCCCAAAAGAGAAGAGGAAGTGTTTCTGGCCCCCATCATTAGAAACGACACCCGGCTAAGACTTCAGGTCTTCCCTCCCACGCCTCTCCTCCACCGGCGCATCTCAATGATGTGTTCAGAGGCTGCAGGTGTGACTGCTGCGGCCCCGCCAGAGCCTTTCGGATGCTAAGCAGCGCTGACCGGAGGCTGAATATAAGTCATGTCCAGAGGGCGGGACAAGCCCCTTTGTGTTACTGAATTGAAGAGCCTCATCTTCAAAGCtgtttcttttttgttaaaaagaGAACGGAGACAAAAGAGCAAAACTTGATCCTACATGCTTACCTTTTGAAGTTATGGAGATGTACAGTATCGGCTGGTTTTCCTATCCATCTTTTGAGGAACACAGCAGTATGGACACATCTATATCGACACGGTGGCTCTGCGGTGTTTTGATGTTGTGTCCTTTGACAATCGGTACAGATGCAAGCGTCCATCAAtgtagaacaacacacacacacacacacacacacacacacacacacacacacacacacacacacacacacacacacacacacacacacacacacacacacacacacacacacacacacacacacacacacacactcaaacactaaaTACTAAATCACATCTATCAGATTGGGCAACGTTTTCAACCAATTGTAAattgctgtgtttgtttttcaattcatataatatataatatgtaaatcCACATGGTACTTTAAACTCTTTGTTGACACCCATTTCCCCAGGTCAGACCGGTGTAAATATCAACGTCCTAATATTGGCAATTGATGGCAAATCTAACTTGCCGCACATTCAGATGTGACCAACAAGTGTTTGGTCCGTTCACTGCTATGTGTTCTTATTTAAATTAATACCGAACAAATAAATCTAGgcttatgaataaataaataaaggctaCAGCCTAATTAACggaaacatattttaaattaTAAGTATATGTGTACAGCATAAAGCCGAGAACCCCTGCGTCGCAGTGTGGATGGGATTATGAGACATGAATGTTGTGCCCCACGCGTATTTCACCACAAATTCTGTATCCAATTAAAAACTAATAATAACTAATTTAATTAtagatattatttttatttccatGACTAAAGTAACAAGATCACTAAGCAGAttagataaaataaaacagaaaaaaactcCGACAACCAGATATATTTCGATTCAatttctttataaatattttcaGATAAATAGTGATATACAAGCATGACAATGAGGTGCACCGCACACAGCCTAATGTTAAGCAACACAAAAAGTGCAACTGGCCTCAACCATAGATATGAGGGACTATAGGCCTGGACAAAGGTTGAAACATTgtataaataaaaagtatttagAAACAGTTTTGGAACGATGTCTGCACGATCCGCTCAGTGAAACGTTCTTTGGGATTAGCGTTTGCTTCTCTGATTGTACATTTTAGTGCCACTTCACATTTTGGGTTAAATTCCCTCATTAATTTCGACATCCATCCAATGAATGAACAACCAAAAGTTGAAACACAGCACAGTTAAAACCTTAATGAACCTTTTCGAACCGTTGTATAGCCACAGCCAACTATACATgcacatattttttaaatgttgcgCTACAttgttatgtattttttttaactacCCGATCATTTCCTTCGATTAGGACAGAAGCAGAGCCGGATGAAGAGGGGCACCTTTACCCTCCAGCATCTCGCTTTTCTCCAGCATCGATGCCGCCGAGCAGAGGGGTGTGGACCCGGACTGCAGCCCCGTCAGTGCCGTCCCAGGGCCGAGAGATGGGGTCGGTTTGATCGGCACGGGAACCGGCAAAGCCTGTCCGTTGGCGTTCTGATAAAGGCCCTTCATCGACATGCCGAAGGGCGCATAATCAGTGGGCGTGTGCACGGGTACGCTCCCCATGGACTCGGGAAGCATCCCCACGTGGGGCCACATGGAGTTGACCATACTGCTGAGCTGCGGGGGGACCGGGTAGCCCAGGTGGTGCATGACCGAGGTGAGGGGCAGCCCGCTGGCCATCACACCCTTGTAGTCCCGGTTTATTATGTTCTCGATTGCGAACGGGTGTTTAAAACCCCCTGACTGTGAACAAGCGATGCCCCCGTAACCCTGGAAGTTCGGTAACCGGCTCACCGTGCTCGTTGGTCCGGCCGGGTGCTCATGGTGCGCGGAGGCTGCGGCCAGCTTGGCccccgggtggtggtggtggtggtgatggtggaagtAGTGCATCATCGGGGAGCCTTTGCAAGCCATGTGTTCAGCACGCAGCAGCTTGAAGCGCTTCCGTCTTCTCAGGAAGCTGCCGTTCTCGAACATGTCCCCGCAGTCCGGGTGGAGGGCCCAAAAGCTGCCTTTCCCGGGCTGGTCGGGTCGCCTGGGGATCTTAATGAAGCAGTCGTTGAACGACAGGTTGTGTCGCAGTGAGTTCTGCCAACGCTGCGTGTTCTCCCGGTAGTAAGGAAAACGGTCCATGATGAACTTATAGATGTCACTGAGAGGCAGCATCTTCTCCACGGAGTTCTGGATCGCCATCGCCGTCAGAGATATGTAGGAGTACGGCGGTTTCTGGTCGCTGTAGGAGTTTTTGCCGGGACGGGGcattttttattgaattgtaTGTGAAGCAATTAATGTCTTTAAATAGCAAAAGTTGTGCAACTACTAGATAATGTTAGCTGACATACAATCACAATTGTTGGAATAATCACCATTGAATGCACTAAGTCCGAAGTTCTGTGCCATCCGATTGAATCCCCTCTCTGTCTTCGATGGCTTGACTATACAATCAATTCTTGGAAGAACTTAATTCCATTAAGTATTTGACCACTCTCCCATGAAAAGTCATTTCTCGTTCCCGGCTCAAGTTGACAAGTGTGCCGCGCGCATTGCGTAAAAGTCCGTGCGTAAAACTTAAGGAGACTAGTTCCTTGACTGTATATTCAAAGTCGATTCGTTTCTttgatgtatatatttttgcaaGTGGTGATGGAGTGATGATCCTCGTGCTCTTCTGCTTGTGTGAGCCCCTCTCCGCCGCCTCGCGCCGTTTTTGTAAGTTTGGCTGCGCGCGAAAGGACCCCTGCAGGTCTCCAGCTCGATCATCACAAGGCATCAAGGCAAATGGGgacagagtgtgtgcgcgtgtgtgtgtgtgtgtgtgtgtgtgtggtggtggtgtgtgtgtgtgtgtgtgtgtgtgtgtgtgtgtgtgtgtgtgtgtgtgtgtgtgtgtgtgtgtgtgtgcgtgtgtgtgcgcgtatgcacgtgtgtgtgtgtgtgtgtgtgtgtgtgtgtgtgtgtgtgtgtgtgtgtgtgtgtgtgtgtgtgtgtgtggatgcgtgtggaTGGGTGCGTGCGTGAGGAGGGGGCTAGGGAAAGGGGTGGTGCGCATCCTCGGCTTGCCTATGATCTTCTCAGCTGTTTGCCAATCAAGGAGCCACGCGCAAAATAATGGGAGATGAATGTATTAAGACTCTAAATGAATTACACATCTAACGGTTTAACATGATTTCAGTGACGGCATCAGCGGATCAGATAGTGAACGATCAGATGTCACTCGCCTTCCATCAGGATGGAAATGGGAATATTGAACGATTAGGGACCGAATGCACCAACGCTGTAATGTGTGACTGAGTTAGGATTAGCAATAAATAAAACCATAATTGTGTTTGTATCAACATCATGT
Above is a genomic segment from Gadus morhua chromosome 6, gadMor3.0, whole genome shotgun sequence containing:
- the foxb2 gene encoding forkhead box protein B2, whose product is MPRPGKNSYSDQKPPYSYISLTAMAIQNSVEKMLPLSDIYKFIMDRFPYYRENTQRWQNSLRHNLSFNDCFIKIPRRPDQPGKGSFWALHPDCGDMFENGSFLRRRKRFKLLRAEHMACKGSPMMHYFHHHHHHHHPGAKLAAASAHHEHPAGPTSTVSRLPNFQGYGGIACSQSGGFKHPFAIENIINRDYKGVMASGLPLTSVMHHLGYPVPPQLSSMVNSMWPHVGMLPESMGSVPVHTPTDYAPFGMSMKGLYQNANGQALPVPVPIKPTPSLGPGTALTGLQSGSTPLCSAASMLEKSEMLEGKGAPLHPALLLS